The Candidatus Binataceae bacterium genome has a window encoding:
- a CDS encoding TetR/AcrR family transcriptional regulator, which yields MSVRERHKRERQARSEAILAAALRVFGEHGLEHSTIEMIAREAEVAVGTIYLYFCSRDDLFLNLLVERVEQLRERYVEIQASKLAPLEELREVAAAYLDHIRESREMFLSQQSAGWTKLTERIRRASEIRNHKRVLALSQEVFGLWERTVARVINAGLIANAMGSTKTAAVMWASINGAFMLLGDDNFFGDITGLDPEHFIHEALESHLVKVAARSTALLENTAIENGEESKAVAARSSG from the coding sequence ATGAGCGTTCGAGAGCGACATAAGCGTGAGCGACAGGCTCGTAGCGAGGCGATTCTCGCCGCGGCGTTGCGCGTGTTTGGCGAGCACGGGCTCGAGCACTCGACCATTGAGATGATCGCGCGCGAGGCTGAAGTCGCGGTCGGGACTATCTACCTCTACTTTTGTTCGCGCGACGATCTGTTCCTCAACCTGCTGGTGGAGAGGGTCGAGCAACTGCGCGAGCGCTATGTGGAAATCCAGGCGAGTAAACTTGCCCCTCTTGAGGAATTGCGCGAGGTGGCTGCCGCCTATCTCGATCACATCCGTGAGTCGCGCGAGATGTTTCTCTCCCAGCAATCCGCTGGATGGACCAAACTTACCGAGCGCATCAGGCGTGCGTCTGAAATTCGCAACCATAAACGCGTGCTCGCGCTCAGCCAAGAAGTATTCGGCTTATGGGAACGCACGGTTGCACGTGTGATCAATGCTGGACTGATCGCGAATGCGATGGGGTCGACCAAGACCGCCGCGGTCATGTGGGCGAGTATCAACGGTGCGTTCATGCTGCTGGGCGATGACAACTTCTTCGGCGACATCACCGGCCTCGACCCGGAACATTTCATCCACGAGGCGCTGGAATCGCACTTGGTGAAGGTTGCCGCCCGCAGTACGGCCTTACTCGAGAACACTGCAATTGAAAATGGAGAAGAATCGAAAGCGGTCGCTGCCCGATCTTCCGGCTGA
- a CDS encoding LLM class flavin-dependent oxidoreductase: MKFTWFHLMPYRFLPDDFKEKYRSVWVDIPRRLYDPKVGHKLYNDYLDQLEFADSMGFDGLGVNEHHQNGYGMMPSPNLMAASLARRTRNANLVVLGNSIALYNPPVRVAEEFAMLDVISGGRLIAGFPVGTSMDDNFCYGAVPATLREKYYEAHDLIVKAWKEMDIFSFNGKYTQLRYVNLWPRPIQQPHPPIWIPGGGSVETYDFCANHDYQYSFLSYFGYIAGKKVADGYWEVMAKRGKELNPYSMGFAQVVIVANSDEEAERLYAPHVDYFFNRCLHVYNGFADAPGYRTVKTIKAGILGQVGKQADLRREGLTWKDFLDQGFIIAGSPKTVRERLREAMKSLNCGHLMMLMQIGSMPPDLVKASTELFAKEVMPYMRDLWSDWEDRWSPQRLPQNEIQTPAPVDFEKRGANGQTRTGVGVQAEARSAK, translated from the coding sequence ATGAAATTTACCTGGTTCCATTTGATGCCGTACCGGTTCCTGCCGGACGACTTCAAGGAAAAGTATCGCAGCGTGTGGGTCGATATCCCGCGCCGCCTGTATGACCCCAAGGTCGGACACAAGCTGTACAACGACTATCTCGACCAGCTCGAATTTGCCGATTCGATGGGCTTCGACGGTCTGGGGGTGAATGAGCATCACCAGAACGGCTACGGGATGATGCCCTCGCCCAACCTGATGGCGGCCTCGCTGGCGCGGCGCACCCGCAACGCTAACCTGGTGGTACTGGGCAATTCGATCGCCTTGTACAATCCTCCCGTCCGCGTCGCGGAGGAATTCGCGATGCTCGACGTGATCTCGGGCGGCCGTCTGATTGCCGGCTTTCCGGTCGGCACCTCGATGGACGACAACTTCTGCTACGGCGCCGTTCCGGCGACGCTGCGCGAGAAATACTACGAGGCGCACGACCTGATCGTTAAGGCCTGGAAGGAGATGGATATCTTCTCCTTCAACGGCAAGTACACGCAGCTGCGCTACGTCAACCTGTGGCCACGCCCGATTCAGCAACCGCATCCGCCTATCTGGATTCCGGGCGGTGGCTCGGTCGAGACCTATGACTTCTGCGCGAATCACGACTACCAGTACAGCTTCTTAAGCTACTTCGGATACATCGCCGGCAAGAAAGTCGCCGACGGCTACTGGGAAGTGATGGCCAAGCGGGGCAAGGAGCTAAATCCGTATTCGATGGGCTTTGCACAGGTCGTGATTGTGGCAAACAGCGACGAAGAGGCCGAGCGCCTCTACGCCCCGCACGTCGACTATTTCTTCAATCGCTGCCTACACGTGTACAACGGCTTCGCCGATGCGCCGGGTTATCGGACGGTCAAGACGATCAAGGCCGGGATACTTGGTCAGGTCGGCAAGCAGGCGGACCTGCGGCGCGAGGGACTGACCTGGAAGGATTTCCTCGACCAGGGCTTTATAATCGCCGGGTCGCCCAAGACGGTGCGCGAGCGGCTACGCGAGGCGATGAAATCGTTGAACTGCGGGCACCTAATGATGCTGATGCAGATCGGCTCGATGCCGCCGGATTTGGTCAAGGCGAGCACTGAGCTGTTCGCCAAGGAAGTGATGCCATACATGCGCGACCTGTGGAGCGATTGGGAAGATCGCTGGTCGCCCCAGCGGCTGCCGCAGAACGAAATCCAAACGCCGGCGCCGGTGGATTTTGAGAAGCGCGGCGCCAACGGCCAGACGCGCACGGGCGTGGGAGTTCAAGCGGAGGCTCGGAGCGCAAAATGA
- a CDS encoding glutathione S-transferase family protein, with translation MITVYGGSTTRSFRVLWLLEEMGLPYALRTVDLRHRGDDAEFLKINPAGFLPAIQDGGVVMVESIAIMEYMVARYGPTDLAPIGSDAAFPLYQQFLHLGEAGMSACLNIVVASRYFAPGAERDNWGARQAIQMFLNRMTLVSRRLDEVPYLAGKAFTAADISVCYALELGSALGACEEYSPVVKSYLERLRDREAFQRARKKSTPLSQSAET, from the coding sequence ATGATCACTGTGTACGGTGGATCGACCACGCGATCGTTTCGCGTGCTTTGGCTGCTGGAGGAGATGGGCCTCCCGTACGCGCTGCGGACGGTCGATCTGCGACACCGGGGCGACGATGCCGAATTCCTGAAAATCAACCCTGCCGGGTTCTTGCCTGCCATCCAGGATGGCGGGGTAGTGATGGTCGAGTCGATCGCGATCATGGAATATATGGTTGCCCGGTACGGACCGACGGATTTGGCACCAATCGGAAGCGATGCAGCGTTCCCGCTTTACCAACAATTCCTCCACCTTGGCGAGGCGGGCATGTCAGCATGCCTCAACATTGTGGTTGCCAGCAGATATTTCGCGCCGGGTGCGGAGAGAGATAACTGGGGCGCCCGTCAAGCTATCCAGATGTTCCTCAATCGCATGACGCTCGTGTCGCGGCGCTTGGACGAGGTTCCTTATCTTGCGGGCAAAGCTTTCACCGCTGCCGACATATCGGTGTGTTACGCCCTTGAGCTGGGTTCCGCCTTGGGCGCTTGCGAGGAGTACAGCCCAGTCGTGAAATCGTACCTTGAGCGCCTCCGTGACCGCGAGGCATTCCAAAGGGCAAGGAAGAAGTCCACCCCGCTCAGCCAGAGCGCTGAAACGTAG
- a CDS encoding LLM class flavin-dependent oxidoreductase has protein sequence MKFMYFFLPTLPATLEERRQLRPIANHTERWQRMISEVVELAQKAEDLGFDAVCFPEHHLHSEGLEIGGLPTLYQHVIHHTKRIKVGPIGYVLPGWNPLRLALEISWLDQLTKGRTFVGFARGYQARWLNQMAQKIHVSATVSDRSETDRINREAFEEVFRFLKLAWGDEPFRFKGKYYEYPSPQEGTPWPAHEWTREYGAYGEVDELGLIQKINVVPKPYQKPHPQLFQAFSVSEETVRWCAREGIIPTILLPQPEVVRKFVEAYQEESRKSGRELKLGENVGVVHCVYLADDRRRALELGNQGVCGTGFARFFHHFGFSEAWREPADEARYPTGKVMLPASEVTIERLARVKFAFAGNVSEVREEMDALVENVHPEWFVWQGDQGLLPVNEIKRQLEIFGSELLPRYR, from the coding sequence ATGAAATTCATGTACTTTTTTTTGCCCACCCTTCCCGCGACGCTGGAAGAGCGCCGCCAGTTGCGGCCGATTGCCAATCATACTGAGCGTTGGCAGCGGATGATCAGCGAAGTGGTCGAACTGGCCCAGAAAGCCGAGGATCTGGGCTTCGATGCGGTCTGCTTTCCCGAGCATCATCTGCACAGCGAAGGGCTCGAAATCGGCGGGTTACCAACTCTCTATCAGCACGTCATCCACCATACTAAACGCATCAAGGTTGGTCCCATCGGCTATGTTCTGCCGGGGTGGAATCCACTGCGCCTGGCCCTCGAGATCAGCTGGTTGGATCAGCTGACCAAAGGTCGCACATTTGTCGGATTCGCACGGGGCTATCAGGCTCGTTGGCTCAATCAGATGGCGCAGAAGATTCACGTTAGTGCCACGGTCAGCGACCGGAGCGAGACCGATCGGATCAATCGCGAGGCCTTCGAAGAAGTCTTCCGCTTTCTCAAATTGGCGTGGGGCGACGAGCCGTTCCGCTTCAAGGGCAAGTACTACGAATACCCCTCTCCGCAAGAAGGGACTCCCTGGCCGGCACACGAATGGACCCGCGAGTATGGGGCGTATGGCGAGGTCGATGAGCTCGGACTTATTCAGAAGATCAATGTTGTACCGAAGCCGTACCAGAAGCCGCATCCCCAGCTGTTTCAAGCTTTTTCGGTCAGTGAAGAGACCGTGCGCTGGTGCGCGCGCGAGGGAATAATCCCGACGATTCTCCTGCCGCAGCCCGAAGTGGTGCGAAAATTCGTCGAGGCTTATCAAGAGGAGTCTCGCAAGAGCGGCCGTGAGCTGAAACTCGGCGAGAACGTTGGCGTGGTCCACTGCGTCTACCTTGCCGACGATCGTCGTCGCGCTCTGGAACTTGGCAATCAGGGCGTTTGCGGCACCGGCTTCGCCAGGTTCTTCCATCATTTCGGCTTTTCCGAAGCCTGGCGTGAGCCCGCTGATGAAGCCCGTTACCCCACTGGCAAGGTGATGTTGCCGGCCTCGGAAGTTACGATTGAGCGCCTCGCCCGGGTCAAGTTTGCGTTCGCCGGAAACGTTTCCGAAGTACGCGAGGAGATGGACGCGTTGGTCGAGAATGTCCATCCGGAATGGTTCGTGTGGCAGGGCGACCAGGGCTTGCTGCCGGTCAACGAGATCAAGCGGCAGCTCGAGATTTTCGGTAGCGAGTTGTTGCCACGGTACCGGTAG
- a CDS encoding phospholipase D-like domain-containing protein, whose protein sequence is MSSHSAIIFPDDSAGPLISAIDSATKSLRIKMFVFTDPALLRAVTAARYRNIKVQVMLNPARRDGEDDNGSTRETLIEAGIEVKDTNPAFGMTHEKSLAIDDELAFIGSLNWETENLTETRDYVICTSRPHEVGEMISCFDADWHRMPFAPGKHTHLVWCPINGRERIARFIDDANHTLFVQNQRYQDPIVIERLVRAKERGVKVHVLARPPHTLKKDKLMEGVGGLRIMDDIGIKVHKLKNLKLHGMMLLADGIRAINGSINLAPGSFDDRRELAIETRDDEVVDRLHKAAHHDWEHSHPLDLTDEGLLSDLEQRSEEGAKSLVLSSQERDRAETN, encoded by the coding sequence ATGTCTTCCCATTCAGCAATCATTTTTCCTGATGACTCCGCCGGCCCGCTAATCAGCGCGATCGATTCTGCGACCAAGTCGCTACGGATAAAGATGTTCGTCTTCACCGACCCGGCCCTGCTCAGGGCAGTAACGGCCGCCCGCTATCGGAACATCAAAGTTCAGGTAATGCTGAATCCAGCGCGCCGGGATGGTGAAGACGACAATGGGTCCACCCGGGAAACGCTCATAGAAGCCGGTATTGAAGTCAAAGACACTAATCCCGCCTTCGGCATGACCCATGAGAAGTCGCTGGCTATCGATGATGAATTGGCTTTTATAGGTTCCTTGAACTGGGAGACGGAGAACCTGACGGAGACTCGTGATTACGTCATTTGCACCTCTCGTCCACACGAGGTCGGTGAGATGATCAGCTGCTTCGACGCCGACTGGCATCGCATGCCTTTCGCGCCCGGGAAGCACACACATCTGGTCTGGTGCCCGATCAATGGACGCGAACGAATCGCGCGATTTATCGATGACGCCAATCACACCCTATTTGTACAAAACCAGCGCTATCAAGACCCGATTGTCATCGAACGTCTGGTTAGGGCCAAGGAACGTGGAGTCAAAGTTCACGTTTTGGCGCGTCCTCCGCACACATTAAAGAAGGACAAGCTTATGGAGGGCGTGGGGGGATTGCGCATCATGGACGACATTGGGATAAAGGTTCACAAACTGAAGAACCTCAAACTTCACGGTATGATGCTTCTGGCGGATGGGATCCGCGCCATCAACGGCTCAATAAATCTGGCTCCGGGCAGTTTCGACGATCGTCGCGAACTGGCTATTGAGACGCGCGACGACGAGGTCGTCGACAGGCTGCACAAAGCAGCTCACCACGACTGGGAACACTCGCACCCGCTCGATCTCACCGACGAGGGATTGCTAAGTGACTTGGAACAGCGCAGCGAAGAAGGTGCAAAGAGTCTGGTGCTAAGTTCGCAAGAGCGAGATCGAGCAGAGACGAACTGA
- a CDS encoding ABC transporter ATP-binding protein, with the protein MRFPRCIGLLAPVVPQGLDPPGAVGAQLVAKAGSESSGSQTATQLRPARGPTGLVVELLKPYWKRLVIVFAAMLVEASMSLAAPWPLKIIIDDVVGVHHSRSRISWMASFAHHHDKMHLAALAALSTVAISALAALASYINNYYTESIGQQVANDLRMKLYSHLHRLSLTYYDRNQTSTILSTITDDVSTVQDFASSATLSMFVDLLTIIGILAMMFWFKWDFAIMAAAVTPLLLWFIARFRRAAKKAAREVRLRQSELMGVIQQGLESIRAVQAFGREAAEESRLSEVSRATVNAALKARRVKSLISPMVGITASLWTAFLMWRGTSLILARTMTLGTLTVFLAYLNKFFKPLQDLAKMANTVAQAGVGLERIATILEADSIIPERPNALEPASLRGEVVFDHVTFAYDANSPILREVNLHVQPGQHVAITGPTGGGKTTLVSLIPRFYDPTTGQVQIDGVDVRDFTLQALRQQIGFVLQDTVLFRGTIRDNIAYGRAGATRNQIIDAAKLANADEFIERMPHGYETMVGERGCTLSGGQRQRIGIARAVVRNSRILILDEPTAALDADSEALVMEALERLTKGRTVITITHRLNTIRLVDKIIVLSAGVVAEEGTHHELLNRGEIYAQLCRVQSAPGFVPEQVSRWGGHCHLPIGRVADGGF; encoded by the coding sequence ATGAGGTTTCCACGTTGCATAGGCCTGTTGGCACCGGTTGTGCCGCAGGGCCTCGACCCTCCTGGTGCTGTCGGTGCCCAGCTCGTCGCTAAAGCCGGTAGCGAGTCCTCGGGTTCACAGACGGCGACGCAGCTCCGACCTGCACGTGGACCGACCGGTCTGGTCGTGGAGCTCCTGAAGCCATATTGGAAACGGCTTGTGATCGTCTTTGCGGCCATGTTGGTTGAGGCCTCGATGAGCCTCGCGGCACCATGGCCACTGAAGATCATCATTGATGATGTTGTCGGCGTTCATCATTCGCGTAGCCGGATCTCGTGGATGGCGTCCTTTGCTCACCATCATGACAAGATGCATCTAGCCGCGTTGGCAGCGCTAAGCACGGTGGCAATATCAGCGTTAGCGGCGTTGGCGAGCTACATTAACAACTACTACACGGAAAGCATCGGTCAGCAGGTCGCAAACGATCTGCGCATGAAGCTCTATTCGCATCTCCATCGACTCTCGCTTACCTACTACGATCGCAATCAAACCTCGACGATCCTGAGCACTATCACGGACGACGTGAGTACGGTTCAGGACTTTGCCTCTTCGGCGACCTTGTCAATGTTCGTCGATCTCCTGACCATCATTGGGATTCTTGCAATGATGTTCTGGTTCAAGTGGGATTTTGCGATTATGGCGGCCGCGGTGACGCCGTTGCTGTTGTGGTTCATCGCTCGCTTTCGGCGCGCAGCGAAGAAGGCGGCTCGCGAAGTCCGACTCCGCCAGAGCGAGCTAATGGGTGTGATACAGCAAGGGCTCGAATCGATCCGAGCGGTTCAGGCCTTCGGTCGCGAGGCGGCCGAGGAGAGCCGTCTGAGCGAAGTGAGCCGCGCGACCGTCAATGCCGCGCTGAAAGCACGGCGAGTCAAGTCGCTCATCTCACCCATGGTGGGAATCACGGCTTCCTTGTGGACGGCCTTCCTGATGTGGCGCGGGACATCACTCATCCTCGCTCGTACGATGACCCTGGGCACATTGACGGTGTTTCTGGCTTACTTGAATAAGTTCTTCAAGCCCCTCCAGGATCTAGCGAAGATGGCAAATACGGTTGCGCAAGCCGGAGTGGGCCTAGAGCGGATAGCAACTATCCTCGAGGCAGACAGTATTATCCCCGAACGTCCGAATGCGCTTGAGCCGGCCAGTCTTCGCGGTGAAGTCGTCTTCGATCATGTGACTTTCGCATATGATGCGAACTCTCCCATACTCCGCGAGGTCAACCTTCATGTTCAACCCGGGCAACATGTAGCTATCACAGGCCCGACCGGGGGAGGCAAGACGACCTTGGTGAGCCTGATCCCGCGTTTCTATGATCCGACCACCGGCCAGGTGCAAATCGATGGGGTGGACGTGCGCGATTTCACACTTCAGGCTCTCCGCCAGCAGATCGGCTTCGTTCTGCAGGACACGGTTTTGTTCCGTGGCACGATTCGCGACAACATCGCCTATGGCCGCGCCGGCGCCACCCGAAATCAGATCATCGACGCCGCCAAGCTGGCTAACGCGGACGAGTTTATCGAGCGGATGCCTCACGGCTATGAGACGATGGTGGGTGAGCGAGGGTGTACGCTCTCTGGAGGGCAGAGGCAGCGGATAGGTATTGCCCGCGCGGTCGTCAGAAATTCGCGTATTCTTATTCTCGACGAGCCAACCGCGGCGCTCGACGCCGATTCAGAAGCACTCGTGATGGAGGCTCTGGAACGACTTACGAAGGGGCGCACCGTCATCACTATTACTCACCGGCTTAACACGATTCGCCTGGTGGACAAAATTATTGTGCTCAGCGCTGGTGTTGTGGCAGAGGAAGGCACTCACCATGAATTGCTAAACCGTGGTGAGATCTACGCCCAGCTTTGCCGCGTCCAGTCAGCACCAGGGTTTGTGCCCGAACAGGTATCCCGATGGGGTGGCCATTGCCACCTGCCGATCGGCAGGGTAGCCGACGGCGGTTTTTGA